AGATACCAAGAACCAGAGGTTTGAAAGCTCAAAGCTATCCCTTTAAATGTGAGTAGAGATAAATCATGATCGATTTCATGCAGCAAacataatattatttgaatttacaAAGCTCCTTTTTGCAACGATTCATCGAAGTTCCCCAAAATTGACAGCAAATGAGAAATGATGATCACATCCACCAACCCTCACAAGCCATCACCAAAACTTCAGAAGAATCCTTACGTTAGAAGAAGAGTTCAGTGAACCTAAAAATAAGTGGCTCTTCTTAGTTCCTTCCTAAAGGAAAAACCCgtacaagaaagaaaaaaaaatcaaaattaggaGCTAAGTTGTGtatcttttgtttttgttttttttttctaagaccACCCTCCCTTCTGTTCACCGCTCCTACCACCTGCCCCTCCCTACCTAACACCTAAGCATCATTCCACACAGTGAAAAGAGGAGCTCCATGGCAAACAGCCACATTGTTGGCCCTAGGTGCAATAGCCTGCACTGAAGGTTGCATCCAAGTGTTACACCCACCACTCTGATCATACCCATTATCCTTCACAACCCCACCCGATGACTGCTGCGAGAGGTAATAAACACTCCTACCACCATAAGGATCAGTGGAGCCCAACATGTTCTCATAGCCGATTGCCTTCCCTTCATTCTCTCCAAAGCTACTGCTCCCTTGATTGCCCTGGCTCTGATCCACCACCATTGTGCTCACAGGCAACGCATACCTGCCACTCCCCCCAACAACACCTTGATAGCTTCCACTACTCCCGGCCATGCTCCCATTGTAAACCACCGAGTTGGAACCAGTGCTATGTTCCATCGAAGAGGAATCCATGCTGATGAGGTTATGGATCACGGATGGCTGGAAGAAGTTGTGAGTGTTGTTCCCCAAGTGGAGCTGCTGAAGGTCCTGCAAGGTATGGGCTGTGGCCATGACGCTGTCTTGTTCTTGCTTGCACCAGCCACGCTGCTGGCCGTAAGGGTAATGCATGGCGATGGGCTGAGCCTGGGGGAAGGCGAAGGGGGGCCAGCCGTGGTGGTGAGCATGGGAGGCGTAGCTGCTGCTTATCCCATCAGTGAGTTGGGAGGTGAGGTTGTCATCATCGGTCCTACGGCCATCCACACTTGCCTCTGTGTGCTCGGAGACATCTTTGAGGCGCTTGGCAGCCCCACCTATCGGAAGTGTGCTGCTCTCTAGGATGCTCTTGACGTCGTACCGGCTCATATCGAAGTTAGTAACGGCGTTCAGGCCTCGGAATTTTATCGCAGCAATGTCATAGGCCTCTGCTGCTTCCTCTTGGGTACCTATATAAAATGATGAGAGAGGTGATAAAAATGGTGCTTGCAATAAATGGTTGACATATTATCATCAATGACATCGATCGATCTAAATGATTTGAAAAGAAGTTCAAAGACATCTTCAAAGCAGTTCAATTAAATGAGAGAAACTTACTGAACGTGCCCAAGTAGAGATCCTTATTCCCTGCAACCCTTCCTATACGTGCTTGCCATCTTCCATGTTGATGATGTCTGTCAATATTATTAACCAAGTATATAAGCTTGTTTGGTTAATAAGTATGTCTTTTGACACAATCTTGCAAAAAATATAAGTTTAGAAAGAGCTTATGTTAAATTTGTACTTgcaaatatcaaatatatatgcaGTTTGTAATCACATTTGAATCTTGCCGTATTCAgtaaagaaaagatcttttgccaGTCTATTGATGTAGCTAAGATATATAGCATGGAAACATACCTTGTCACTCCACGATAAATGGAGGCACCCCGAGAAAATCCACTACTCTTTCtgcattgaaaataatatattaattcgaAGGGTAGCTGATTTTGTTTGTAACACTAAAAATTATATCATAGAGTTCAAAGTTTACCTTCTCAGTGATGCAACGTACTCTTGCCTCGTCATGTGCTTCATCTCTTCCAACTCTTTTTCGTAGTTACTAATCTGAATATGTGCAGACAAGAGTATGCACTTAAGCACTAATGGAAAATATAAATATAGGAGAAATTGATAAGAATAACAAATTTTTAGTTGCGATGTcattgaaaagaaaagaagattattAACTTACAGGAAAATTAGTTGTTGTAGTAGGACCCCAGTATTTGAGAGCAGCCAAATCATAGGCCCTAGCAGCCTTTTCCTCTTTGTCATATCCACCTGTTAAAAGTTACAACGATGAAGAGATAACAAAAGAAAAGGAACTGATCAGGATTTCCTCAGCCCATACTTGAATAACAGCGAACGAAAAGAGAGCCTGTGATGATACTAAGACATATATACTGAAAAGAAGTGGGAAGACGGGATATTTTGCTTACCCAAATAGACTGCATGTAATTGAAACAAGACCCATTTCCGCAAAATGTGACAATGCCCCGgaaggaagagaaagaggagaggaagttagCACAAAATGTAATATTTTAGGAGTTGTAAATCTAGTGTCAGATTAGCACAAATGTAAAATTTAGGAGTTGTAAATCTAGTGTCAGAAAGAAGATGAAACACATAGATGGTGCAACTTAATGTACCTTGTCTGCCCTTGCGAGTTTGACCTTCTCTTCTGCAACTGTTATCCCATAGATGGGCCTCATACCTTCCAGTCCATCTATGTctgttaaaaaaagaaagaaagaaaaatataaatcagAATGATTAGCCTTAAAAAATTAAGAACATAACAAATAGTTAACaaggacaaaagaaagaagaacaaaagcAAATAAATTCTCCATTtgcattaatttgattaaaaccaTATAGCTTCGTTCGTAAGTTACAAACAAATCATAATGTGCATACATCCAAGACTGCCCATTTAGATTCTTTTTCACCATAGACTCCTGTCCAATGGATGATGAATCTAGTTAATCTTTTCAAAATGTTGACATGTAATGTCATGAGATCTGTACAACAAAATAAGAAAACAATAAGATAGACCGCAAGTGTTTTCAAGATCTGTAATCACAATCATCCCACGAATGATCATTTTCGTTAGTGCTTAGCAAAGGAAAGCATATTTAGAAACATTCGCATGAAATGGAAGAAGTGATCTTCACGTTTCCATTCTCAAAAGAACTACAAAAGGAAGGAAAAATAGAACATGCTCCACATAATATTTGCTCCAAtaattaatcattattttaattttatttgcttTGTTAACCAAGATTGCATGTCATGAATACACTAAGTACTCTAATATATCATCCTTCTCTAATCTCTAGGATGGTCCTTGAGGATTTGGGTTTGCTACTGTTAGATGGCAAAAGTATCTGTGGATCATCTAAAAATGTGATGATACCTAAGTGCATTAACATATAGGAAGTAAAATATTCTGTGGAGGGCACATCGAACCTCGTTACGCCCCGGTAAATGGAGGTCCTTTGCCCAAAGGTATCGATGGACTTCCTCGGCACTGCTTCTATTGCACCAGTACTCTGCCCATCAAGACTACTCCCACTACCCTTCTGCTTGTTCTCCGAGGAAGAGCTCTCCCCTCCCCCACTTGCTGCTGCTGCCAGGAGTGGCAACGCAGAGCTCGATTGTGAGCCTGTGCTCATCGACAGCGACAAGCTCTGCGAACTCGCCATCGGCCCCCCAACACTTCCCTCCAATGCGCCACCACCGCAATTACTAGTCCCAGTTGAGTCCATGTTGTTGTTCCCTTCTGGGTGATGCAGTGGGGCTGGCTGGTTGCGCAGCCAAGTCTTGATCATCGAGAGCCCGATGGAGTTACTGCCACTGGCGCCGGTGCCATTGTTGTTCATTAGCCCCCCATTATTCCCACCATTGGAGGCCATTGATGCTGCTGCCGGGAGCTGGAGGGAGCAATTGGAGAACATGTAGTCACCTGAATTGTCATAGGTCCCAGGAATCGAGCTGCACCCTGGTGGGAGCTTCTGATCGTGGTCAGAAAACGAGTTGCCACCGAGGAAGTCTTCGAGCTTTGGCTCGTCGTGATCCATGTTGTTCTGATTGCTGCTGGATCCCACTAGAATGGATAGCTCTGAGGAGCTTCCTTTGAAGTCCAAACCCTTCATGCTCCAATCTATAAATtagaaagaagaaaagggagagaaatataAGGAATACAAAGAGAATAAGATGATTCAATATCCAAGATATGTGAGAACGAAAAGCAATCTGACCTTGGGGATGAGAGTTAGGTCGGTTGAGGGCTTCCAGGATGCCAAAAGAGCCATCTGGCCTCAGGGTCGGGATGCCGAGGGGAGTAGCCGATGTAGGGTCGGTGGAGAGACCATAGCAATCAGCGGAGACCTCGTCGCCAGGGATAAGGGCGGAGGATTGGTGAGGCTGTGAGGGTGGGAGCTCTTGGGGAGACAGGGAGAAGCCTAACCAGTTGTTCATAGAGGCCATTAAAAGGGTAGGTTTGGGGTTCACAGGGGCTATTGCAGATACTAGGAGAGCAAGAGGGGGGGGAGGTGGGAGTTGTCGTTTTACGGGGAGTATTTTCCCTATGTGTCCAAGGGGCGGAGGGGAAAGGGGAGGGGTTGTGGGGTCAGTGGCTGTAGAGGgtgaaaggagagagagatgCCAACAGTGAAAATTggggagggggaggagaagagaaggggaTGGTGCGGTGATATGGGAATCACAGCGGGGCCGGTGCGTGGGGCTTTGGAAGAGAAGAAGCAAGGTCAGAAGAACATGAAAGAAAGTAACATTTCAAACACAAGCAAACATAGAGGCTTTATATATCTCTGCAAGCAAATAagagcctctccctctctctctctcaatgcaAGGTTGTTGATGGCAGCCTGGTGTATGACAGACTTGCTAATAGCTAGGAAAATAAAAGGATAATAATATCTATACAAAATATAATGGTAATAGATTATTATTTGTCAGTTTGGTAAGCCCTTAGAGATGGTTAAGATGCATGTGTACCGAAAATATTAGTATATATCTACAAGTCTGCTAGGTATATCGGTTGGCTTTTGCTAAGTTTTTTGACCAGTACCTTGAACCTATCTGAACAGGGAAATAAAGTAGTTTGACAGTACGTGGAGGCTACAGAAATCAGACTTTTGTGACAGTTCATTCCTTTTATTTCAAGGGCAAAGGTTAAGCATCTCCTCAGTCCTACATTCATAGTTAATTGTCTCTATTCTTTGTAAACCCTAGAGGCACACATGTAGAAGTTGATCACACCCATTTATTCAAGGCCAGTTGGCCATGAGTCGTATCTCGTCAGcacctctgtgtgtgtgtgtgtgtgtgaaaagCATTCAGAGCCTCTTCATTTATGTCCTTCCATCCAAACTATTATTTTAAGAATTACCTCTTTTGTCCCAATCatctgactctctctctctctctctctcttccccgcaCCGTTCGGTTTCGGGCTCTCCCAGTCTACCATTTTCCCTCTCCACTAAGTGGAGAAAGTATCACcccttgagaaaaaaaaaaaaaaaaaaagaaatgaccaAAAAGCATATGAGAATGGAGGGGAGTGAAGGAGATGGGTTCGCCACCTGCACCCTATATGAGGACACGAACCCTTGTCTTCCGGACCTTGATCTTATTTCATTCTCAAACCACTTACGGAACAAATTTGGGGGTTAGCCCCCCCCCCTCTTCAGGGATTTCACTTGCTCACTCCTCCTCTTTCTTTACCACAGTACGGCAAAGACTAAACAACTTTTTTTTCATCTCACGGTGAAAcaggagagagaaagggaggggggAACTAGGGTAGAGTTGTTTTTATCTCGGTGGGTGCACAACTTGCTGAAAGTTTGACCGTCAAAAAAGGAATCAAACATGGTAAAACACATgggtttcctctctctctctctctctccccccccccccccccccgataTTATTATACAAAGCCTGCTCCACTGTAAAAATAAATGCCTCTCGGTAATCTAATCATAATCATACCCCAGCcgaatttgagagagagagagagagagagagggaggagggagaAGAGTAATTACTAATAAGGATCCAAAAGCCAAACCAAACAATGGACCAGTTCTAGGCTTTGGCAGGGCCATTCTGATCTCTGCGCTCCTACACTAAACTTTTGTACGGCGCGGGGCACACGCGCGCACTGTTCCCACGTGGGCACATGCCATGGTGCTTGCCTTTGTCTTCGTGTGCCTTCGCGTGTACCAACCCCCTACTATTTCCTGTTCCATATACGGAACCACCCTCAAGTGTAGTGCAGGGCATGGATCCACATATCCATTCCTTACCCCATTTTTGTCCACATCACAGGTGTATAACACGGTGTAATCCATAGATAAGATGCGCATGCGCCACACACACGTGTATCTACTTTCACGTGCGTGCATGCACTATGCATGCAGGCACTCTGAACGACGTCTAGCCACGTGCTTCCTCAGGATATCTCATCtagttaaatttatatgtatacagATATGAGTACGAGAAACTAACGCAAAGAAAGGGTTACCCGGAAGTTTATCTAGATCTTGTGGAGCACCACAATCTTCTCCCTGTCGTTTACTGTATTGGAAATTAGATCGtggcttagagagagaaagagagaaggtggggtgggggggggggggggggggggtaaaGGAGAGAAAAGGGGGCCGGTGTTTCATGGAGCGGGCGCACCCATTGGTGGCGGGGAGAGGTTGGGGTGGGAGACCACCGACACGTGCCGGTTGGTCGGGCCCACCCAAAGCCGTCCCTCGAAAGGGAGTGGTCGGCGGCATTAAAAAATAACAGCCCCTCCCATGAGTGGCCAACCGTTGGCGCCTGGAAGATAACAACGTCCCTCCCAGGGAGAGTAAAAAGCAAGCGactcttaataaataaaaaaaaac
Above is a genomic segment from Elaeis guineensis isolate ETL-2024a chromosome 1, EG11, whole genome shotgun sequence containing:
- the LOC105038649 gene encoding AP2-like ethylene-responsive transcription factor BBM; the encoded protein is MASMNNWLGFSLSPQELPPSQPHQSSALIPGDEVSADCYGLSTDPTSATPLGIPTLRPDGSFGILEALNRPNSHPQDWSMKGLDFKGSSSELSILVGSSSNQNNMDHDEPKLEDFLGGNSFSDHDQKLPPGCSSIPGTYDNSGDYMFSNCSLQLPAAASMASNGGNNGGLMNNNGTGASGSNSIGLSMIKTWLRNQPAPLHHPEGNNNMDSTGTSNCGGGALEGSVGGPMASSQSLSLSMSTGSQSSSALPLLAAAASGGGESSSSENKQKGSGSSLDGQSTGAIEAVPRKSIDTFGQRTSIYRGVTRHRWTGRYEAHLWDNSCRREGQTRKGRQVYLGGYDKEEKAARAYDLAALKYWGPTTTTNFPISNYEKELEEMKHMTRQEYVASLRRKSSGFSRGASIYRGVTRHHQHGRWQARIGRVAGNKDLYLGTFSTQEEAAEAYDIAAIKFRGLNAVTNFDMSRYDVKSILESSTLPIGGAAKRLKDVSEHTEASVDGRRTDDDNLTSQLTDGISSSYASHAHHHGWPPFAFPQAQPIAMHYPYGQQRGWCKQEQDSVMATAHTLQDLQQLHLGNNTHNFFQPSVIHNLISMDSSSMEHSTGSNSVVYNGSMAGSSGSYQGVVGGSGRYALPVSTMVVDQSQGNQGSSSFGENEGKAIGYENMLGSTDPYGGRSVYYLSQQSSGGVVKDNGYDQSGGCNTWMQPSVQAIAPRANNVAVCHGAPLFTVWNDA